The Juglans microcarpa x Juglans regia isolate MS1-56 chromosome 2D, Jm3101_v1.0, whole genome shotgun sequence DNA window CatataattgtaatttcttagcaaaaatactataaaaatgtTAGTTCTGCTTTAGTAAAAAGTTATATTAGACGaccattaatatttaaatttcagtATTGCTGGAGAACTAAAAATATGAGGTGAGGATATACTTCCTTTTCCATTGTCAACGTTAAAAGTCTCCACCTCTTTTCCTTACAGGGTGCAAAAATTGTGCCAATGTGACCCCAGATGTCTTTGCAATTGAGGAAGACTTTGGGAGAGCCAGAGCCTACAGCCAGTGCGGAAACCCTGAATTGGTTCAACAAGCCATTGATAGTTGGTAGGTCTTGTGTTTCATTGATATTTCTGTCCAAATGACTTTGATACCCTTTTCCAGTGATTTAGTTAATGTAATCAGCGTATTGATGATGtaaactcaattaattttcttcttcttctcatctgtTGTCTCTTTAGGTGAAACTGAAATTTATCCTTTTTATCATCAACTAGCATCATTAACAGCCAGAGTTAAAGGCTCTAAAGTATTTTCTACTTTATGCTGTAGATGCATTACACTGTATCCAGCTTCTCATTACTATTGGAAATGTGGTGGGTAATTCCCTTTAATTATATGCGAAGGTTGAAGCCATAAATGATGCATTTCATTGACTTTTAAATCGTGTGACTAAAAGATTTCAGTTGCTAtgattgaaagaaaagaaagtatgGAGCTTCTATTAAAAGCTAGGAGAGATGTAAAGGGTGCTTGCAATTTTGGTGATGCTAAACCAGTGTCCTTGAAACCATCAGCATAATCAATGTGTTTTGGCAATTTGCTGAAAGGTACTTCAGAAATATAGGCTTACTAGAAAGTGACTAGACAATATACCACAGTTGAACCAAGCATATGAGTTAAGTTACATTAGTACTTGAAAAAATCTCCACACTAATGTTCAATTTATCACCCTTGTTGATCCTGCTGCTAGAAAGTTCCAATCTAACATCTTGAGTTTATGAAATTAATCATGATCATGGTATTTGTTTCATGTTGGGAAATTGCTATGTTGAAAGAGttcaaacaattaaaaaaatcatctgtATTTCAGCCCAGTTGATTGCATCCATTGGACATCTGCTGCACAACTATCCTTGCTAGAAGATGAAATGCGCAGGGTAGAAAGAGTAAATGTAAGCCTGCAATAACACTATGCTTTCTGTTTCATGCTTATATAACTATATCTCTATGTTCATATTTTATTGTGAATGTTGAATTGATTCACTTGATATAagctcttttattttaatttaattgtaacTGATCTTTGAATTTAATAAGTAGTTAATCCTTGAGTTTCATGTTTTTTGATTCACTTATTTGGTGTTTCTCATGTACACATCATGTGTAATTGGACAGTACTTCTTTTCCTCATTACTAGAATTTTAacttttgtataaaaaaatgatttataattgCTGATCACTGTGAGGTGCAATTACTTGATGCTTAGTTTTGCTTGAATGATTGTTTTAACCGTGATCTTGAATGTGGTTCCCTTGAAATTGTTGAGCTTCTTCTATCAATAATTTAAACTTCTAAATAtcacatttttctaattttttggttACTTTTTGATAAATACTCAATATACCAGTTGGCAATGTGATGAAGAGCTGTGATTTTGGGCATTACATGTAATCTTTCATGCCATTGAAGGTTATAGAAGTTAAGTGGAGGACCCAGAGAGAATGCATGGTCTCCCTTAAGAAGGTTTTAATCAAGTTTCCCCTCACCATCGCACCCCCACCcccatcacaaaaataaaaaataaaataaaacaacccGTTTATCCCTACCAAAATatctaacaaaagaaaaattactcgAACATTAGACATTTAGCTCCAATTctgaattgattttttataagtttggcCTCGAGATTTTccaaatggaaaaatatatgtttttctaTGACCTGTCAGGCATGATTTCTCTCCATTACTCTTGAGTTTCTTCAATCTCTCActtgattttctttgttttctctcCTTTGCAACACAACTCAGAAGGGAAAtattagggctgagcaaaaatctgaaaatcagACTCAGAATCCGACTCTGCTCCAAGTAGGACAAGTCGGAGctatgatctttttttttttttcatcatcaaaaGCGAGTTACAATGTGTAAATCCGACTCCGCTTTGATAAATTTGAGTCAAAATCGGATCGGAACCTATGGAAGTCGGAGTCGTAGTTTGGAGTCAAACTCCGacaaagttggagtcggagtcggatttaggGGATACCAACTCCGATTCAGTCGGTGCTCACCCCTAGCAAATATTGAGTTTTTTGGCTAAAGATGGAAAACTATGATCAATAATTCATGATCATTCACTATCGTAAACGTGCACTAGTTATCCACTTAGCTGatgaattttcattaaaatcattTGTATAATGTGTTTATAATATCGATTTTTTGGTCACTATAAATAGCATGTTTTACAtaagaaaatttctatttataagcCGGTGTGGATAACATACCTAGTAAagatggcataatttgatttggaagagaaattttaaaatttgaatcttacaaatcaagtcTTACCAATTAAGTGATGTAAATAGTGTGCTCTACACACtgacttgagaatagaataactttttacataatatataaaagtttggCACCCATAGACAAAATTTTGGCTTGGCCACTCGAGGAGCTTTGTGCTGACGGTTATAGTGGCAAATTTTTCTGTTGGACTTCATTGTTActaattatagtatatattgaATTCCCCTAAACTAAATTTTACTTGCTAAAATGTTCTATGTACATAGTAATTCTCCAGTCACTTGGTGTACCAACAAGAAATTCTCTTGGACTCTTCCCTTCTATGGAAACATTCTATGTATTTAAATTTGGTAGCTTCACCAGGATATTGAACCAAAGGACTTGTCAAtgaaagagttttgctatttatttatGATGGGAATGTAATTAATGTTCTTTTTCACCAAAAAGTTATTAATGCTATACCATTTTTTCTTGTCATTTGAGTAACtgaagaatgttgggtttcctAATTGATCATCAGGTTGCATTGATGCTTTCAGGAATGGGATCAGCCTCTGTGGATGTTTTCAGAATGGTGAGAATGTTATTTTTGGGACAATGTTACCAATCAAAAAATTATCGGGACAATGTTATCAGTTTCTAgaataagatttttttccttcttcttttctaaTTTAGTTGGATTTAGGACTTAATTGAGTTGGTTGTAGTTATTTATAAGTCATTCTTGTAAAGGTTTACTAAGTTCTTCTTGTTAAATTGGCATACATGTCACAAAGACTTTTGTTAACAGAAATGTGATTTACTTCATTCCTCAGGTTTGAAAACACTTGATTTAGACTTAATTGGAAgagataaaatatctaaatccGGAATAAGACTTGAAACGCCCGATGGTTTATGTGGTTTCAGAGTTACAGCCACAGGGTCTATCTCCATAGGGTAAGACAACGCTTAAATTTCGTCAAGAGACGTAAGAAGTTACAAGAACAGCCATTCACACTTAAAAACCTAACCCTGATTACACCCAGAACTCTGTCTTTCTTACTTTACCTTTGGGATTCTCTTACTATGTTCTGGGCTGAGATGGGAGCTGGAGTGGATGTGAATGGCAGATGAGTGGGAAGCTGATATGCAAAGGAATGAAGGGGGGAAGATGGCAGTTTAGTTAGTTGGGGATTTGATACGTTGCCGTTTTCATTAAATAGAGTTTTGTCTTTTCGTGTCGGTCTACCAAGTTAACACCCTATGAGGCAGTGTATGGCATCTAATTAGGCAGTGGAGGAATTATTGAAGACCAGGGATCAGATTTTGGCCACCTTAAAACATAATCTGTCAGCAGCTCAGGAAAGAATGAAGTTTCAATCTGATAAGAAGAGGACAGAAAGGAAATTTTCAGTTGGAGATTGTGTGTATCTTAGGCTTCAGCCTTACAGACAGCATTCATTGGTTGCTAGGCATAATTTCAAGCTTTCTCCAAAGTTCTTTGGACCATTTCAGATCACATATAGGATTGGTCAGGTTGCTTATAGACTTGATCTTTCTCAGCATGCTTCACTTCATCCTGTATTTTATATGTTTCttgcttaaaaaagaaagtgggGCAGTATGTTTCACCTCTCTCCACACTACCACCAGTTGATATTCAGGGTGAGCTGAGCCCAGAGCCTGAATGTATTTTACAGCATAGACGCAGGAAGGTTCACAATAGAGCTGTTGTGGAAGTTTTAGTGCATTGGAAGGGAGCTGGAGTGGATGATGCCACTTAGGAATCCTACTAGCAGCTTCGTGATAAAtttcctcaccttgtgggcaaggtgctttgaAGGGGAGGGGTATCTTACGGGCTGAGATGGGAGCTGGAGTGGATGTGAATGGCAGATGAGTGGAAGCTGATATGTGAAGGAATGAAAGGGAGAAGATGGCAGTTTAGTTAGTTGGGGATTTAATGATACGCTGCCATTTCGTTAAATAGAGTGTTGTCATTTTGTGTCGTTTTGTATATAAGTCAGAGCTGATAAGTGGAACGTTGCCATTTTTCCAGAAATAAATACAGAATTGTAGTTAGGAAGTGACGTCATTTTCGGTGTGATGTGTTGAATTGTTGTAATTGTATACAGAAAGTTGTCcttttaatacaaataaatacaCCACAAGCTGGGAAGGAGGCCAACTCTGGAATTCATACAACCCAtttccctctcttcttctctctctctatagatatatatctctccctctctctagtTCTTGCTCTTCCTGGAGGGTGACTGCCTCGAAACAGTCATTAGCGGAAGGGTCCATTACAAACTCAAAATAACTGTAGTACTAACATAACCTGGTCAAGACGATAGAGAATGTAAACTGGATCCTAACACGACatggcttggaaaatgaaaaaaagctGTAGTGGTTTGCTATCCACAATGGGATGATCGAGCATCTGAATTCATGAAACTAATTGGTCGTATAACTTGAAACAGTTTCCTTTCTTTCCCTTTGTAaggaatttttattaaatagaagGAAAGGGCAGACTTAGCAAATGGGGAATATAGAAGAGTTGTGCAAGAGAAAGGTATCTTGATCGAGATCTGTTATTGTCAGGTCATTCTATGGTGAACTTTGAACTAGTTGTTAATTTACGTTTAGTACTTTTCCCCATTAACTCTCCTTTTGGTGTTCATCTTCTTAAAAGATCTCTCAGTTGAAGTAGAATCAGCTTCCAGCCTATGTTCAGTGTATTTGTTACTGTCTTTGTGGCAGGCAAGCAGTCGGTGGGAAAAGAGGCAAGCAAAAGTTTTGGTAAAAACTCTTATATTCTGATATGTTCTGTCTTTCTTTtactcttctttctttcttcgaAGAAGGGGGTCTTATGTACTGTTTTAacttcattttcatcttattcgAAGCTGAGGTTTTGTTAATTGTTCTTCTTTGTAAGTGTATGTGGGGTATTGTATATGTTGAGGTTTTCTTATACAATGTATCAATCATCTATTTACATTTTGTATTGTTGAACCACATGGGATAGATTGCCTTACACCAACTTTGGAAACATTCTTTCTAAATGGAGACCAGCTCAGTTCAAGCGATTTGTGATTCATATGCAGTCATGAAGCAAAGTTCAGCTAAATCATTAGAGTTTTCCTGCTAGAAGTTAAATTTACAGTTTGTGCATCATTGCattgtagttatatttaaaCTCAGCTTCCACAAGGTCTGCAAGTATTGATTAGGTGATTAAACTCACTCCTattaacttaaaacatttaGAACAATTAGTGATTTGACATGATGTCAATCCCATGTGTTGAGATAGATTGAGCGGAGCCCCATTCATTGAGGGACACTCTAACTCTACACATGAAGGGGATTGTTAGAATGTTTGATTGACTGATTAAATTCACTACTCAACATATTAAGCTTTTTGCATATAACCAGAAAAGCAAATGTAAGGAGGAGATGATTGGTTCAAAGATTGGAATTGGCCAAACAATTTCCTGTCCATTTTTTACTATATTATTGTTGTCTtcttttatcagtttttttccTTGGGATTTTGAGTCAGAAAACTTCCAATCAAATGTACCAAGTTTGAatcaccaaaaaaatatttgaagcaCGTACTTTAGCAGACATGACTCGCATGGCCTTGGGAATTCCTGCATTACATTCTACGTAAAAGAATGGAAAAGTTTACTTATACCACACCAAGTCATACCCGAAGCTCtttctaaataataaaattgaaaagctTATAAATGCTCTGTTTGGATTGCCAGCTTCTTCACTTCTCCTTTTCCTAGGAAATATAACTTTTGAAAGTCCGGTGGTTTATACATCTAAAAGCCTacatgcattctttttttttcttcttcaaatttttttttcggTATATAGATGTGCACATATTAGTTCTTTATTTGATTAATAGGTATAACAATGATAATCCTGAATTTATTGCAGCAACAAGCTAAATTGAGAATGATGAACCAGAAAGATTCTGGACAAGGTGAACAATTCTGGAACAATGTATGGGGCAAGCCCAGCGACTACAAAAATTCAGGTATGATGGATTCTGTGAAAGGAGATTTCTAATTTGTTGACTGACATATAAAAACCATTCCGGCTAATTATTTAATAGCAGTTCTGTTTTTATGTTCattagtttatttgtttttatttaagtttttattgCCATCTTCCTAGTAATTTCTGAGAGTAAACAGGTTATATATAACTGATAAAATCTGACTACAGAGcacaaaatatttctcttatgtaCAGTGAATCCAAATTTGATCTTTCTGAGGAAACTTATAGCAATTTCCCCTGTTGATCAGTGAATATTCCAGGATACATgctatttaaaaaatcatcatatatcgttatattcatttttaatattttcttctcctTGCTCTTCCAACTTCTCCCTTTTCCTTGATCAGTAAAGGGGAGAAGTGTTTGCATTCTTTAGTGATCATTCTGGTTCCTTGATACTTACCTTGGCTTTAGAGTAAGTtttaacttcttcttttttttttttttttttttttttggcaccgggtgtccgagaacaaagtcccaactaatcccaaggatgcacaggcccttggcaaggagtttcctgcaagtgtaCCTAGGgcaattcaaggggaagtttCCCCAGTCCTATGACCTCTAGAATTGTTTGCACCCGagaggattcaaaccttagatctggagggagcataccaccaagaccaaggcccttaccTCTTTAACTGCCCCTTATTTTTTGCTGGATGCCAATTTCTACCTGACAAGAATAtgcagaaaaaaacaaaatgttgaATATGATACTTTCTAGCACAAACTGAAATTTACATAGATTTAGAAGTTCAATTATCCatgagagaaataaaagagagaaacgAACTAATTTTCTTTTGGTAACTTCTCAAAGATACCCCAACCCTTCTTCAGAGCCAAAAGTAGTGCCCAATCAATCTCTGGATATTACTAATTGGAGAGTTATGGCAGTCATGATTGAAAGGTCTGCACCGAATGATGAAGCAAGGAAATGATCTTAAACATGATGGTCAAATAGTAGAAGTTGCCCGACATACACTACTATGACATGATCATCACAGCCATTCATCCTTTGTTAAGCTCTGAAAAATTCCACAAGATTTTATATGTGCCTTCATGTTGCTTGATTTGCTTATAGTTTTTCTGCGCTTGTAGTTTGAATTGCTTGAATTATGGTaccttcaaattttaaattctgCATTATGATAATTCAGTCCTGATCAGCAATGTGCAATTCGTCGGACTGTgtcataaaattctaaatagagGCTAATGAGAATTAGGGGCTAAGGTCACTGATCACATTTGAGTCATACCAAAGTAAACTGCTTGCAGCTTCTGGCATTAATATttcatgtatgtatatacattcatgcatgtatgtataacTATATCATTAGTTTTGTAaaatctactatttatttaaggGTATATATCTGCTCGTAAGTGTTACTCAATGCTGACTAATGGTTGTTGCAGAGGATGAAGTGAAAGAGAGAGCAAAAAGAGCCGCCGCAGCAGCTCGAAGATGGAGGGAGTACTCAAGGAGGGGTGTTGATAAACCTCCCACCTTTAAACTCCCGGAGGCAATCTCCGATGAGGAAAATTAGCCACTGAATTCTAACTATACCCCATTTATATTTACAGAATGTAATTAATTTACCATTGGGTTTATAGTCAAGACCATGACAACTCCCATTCCTCGTGTAATCATGTAAAATAGATACTCATTTTGGAATGGTATACAAAATtgactaaacaaaaaaaaaaaaaatggaaaacaaattatatatggtTGCTTATGATTTGTAATATGGCCATATATTCGAGCCGGGTCGGATTGAGAGGTGTGTTgagatcatctcaactcatctcattactattcataaatttcaactcacaaatcttattactattcagaAACCAATAcggaattttcatattgttgctAACAATTAATGATTCaactatatatagaattaccccccaaagaaaagaaaagaaaagaaaacttgatGATACTAATGCTTGTTATTCAGGTGAGATCTTTAAGTCAACCAAGGAAATCACTAGGCCTAACACCTAATGGTTCTTAAAcctatctcaattcatattgtaacttttttaaatttcaacacaaaatataataaacaattcaacttttttaaattttaaaataataataatattaaaaaataatattctaataatattttatcatcttaactcaacttagTTCAACAAGCATTAGGTGTCAGTTCAACAATCTAATACCTAATGTTTGTTATTGAAGTGAAGTTTGGTTCttaaacctatctcaactcatcattataactttttcaaatttcaacacaaaatataataaacaatttaatttttttaaattctaaaataataataatattaaaaaaataatattctaataatattttatcatcttaactcaactcaatttaacatctaaatgcagACGATTTAAGTCTATAAATGAATCAAGTTGTTCATGCCACTTGTACAAGCTCGGCTCGCATTCAggttatttaatattaaatgcATTAAATTGGTATAAAGTACGCCTGAattgattttgtttataaataaactCGAATAAATTCAACTCGACTCGTTTGAGCTCATTAGTGTGAATTAATGATAATGCTTTAGTCACGCTTATCTATATGTtgttatttgttatataaaCATGTATAATGTACATTTTAAATGTTAGCTAATATGTTATATACACATATTCACTTGTATGCATGATGCAAGTTATATAATATGTACgtgtaaaattttatatttggtttattGGTTATATGGTATGTATTTTAGTGTATGTTATCAATACAAGTATATATGTTTGCTGAAGAGTTAGtagttattatataaattaaatggaTTCAATTATCTAATACATATGTGAAATATTATGTATTgcaatatcaaaattttaaactatttaacaagagaaatgctttagccacaatgaaattttataaaagtaaaattcgCAAACTGGCGTGGgttgatgtgatttatcatattgtaaagttacttttattctATAGTAGATCTAACGCATTGCATTAAACTTATTAGTTTGTTAATGTACTTTTTGAAGTCTTTTTGTGTTTGTAACACTttcttattttacaattatGATTCACATTGCCTCGTTTGGATAATTGGAGTATATcagaattctgtgaataatagtgaaatagtttgatttaacatattttattggatttcgagaaatgagagaaaaagttgaagaaaaatattataaagttaaaaaattatttgaataaatttttttaatatttttttttgaagtttgtaaaagttgtattggtttttgtgtttggataataattaggtaatgattatatgaaagagttaaaatttaaaattgaaaagtgttttgtatttgaataatgtttaggaataaaattacgagaagttttgaaaattttgagaattataTGTCTCATCTTTGTGTCCAAATGTTTccttaggcctcatttgtttttacaaccattctcatcctatcttatctaattattacaactttctcaaattctcacataaaataaaataaacaattcaaattttttaaatctcaaaacaaaaataatattaaaaaaatatattctaacaatatttttttaaatttttaaattttatctcaactcatctaatctcatatgcgaaaacaaacgaggccttagtcaATCGGCACCTATTTAGTAGTATCACATCAAACtacgtcaatttgtgaatttatttttataagatctctttgtgactaaagtaattctctttaataaattgtatttatTAAGTTAATAGTTAATGTACTAAGTATGCTCTCCCACACTTAcaaaatttcgtcctcaaaatttaaaataacgtggatagcctcaaaatttaaaataacgaGGATAGCCAAATAGTGGCGTTGCCTGGTTGTTGAACAAGTGTTAATAATTTTTCCGTATTTCGATTTCTAATTCTCAGGATACTTCATCAACCATGTGATTTCTCCCTAAGATCTTGACTAACAGAATCTTTCTATTTTTCGATTGCTGCTCTTTAAAGTctagtataattttattgtgGCTATTGGCACATTGTTATTTACCCTTTTGATTTCCTCACCTTTTAACTATTGTACTTTAATTATTCTCACAAGTGTTGCCACATACCACGTTCACCTCCCACCATCCTTTTTAAGGCTCGTTTGGATCTTTAATtcttctcaacttatcattacaatttttttaaatttcaacacaaaatataataaatatttcaatttttttaaatctcaaaataataataatattaaaaaataatattctaacaatattttatcatctcaactcaactcacttcaacatccaaacgcaaccttagtaTTCTTGTATCaagctttttttaaaaataaaaataaataaaataaaaccaacttCAAAAGTTTATGGGCAATACCACCATCATTATAGACGGATAAAAGTGGGTGAGAATGTAATATCTAAagcttctcattctcaagcaatgcaCGGGTGGACGACTAGTTGTATGTTATTACAATGCGTATCTAGCACCAAAAGAAACCTCCAAATATAGAGTTTTCTTTcggaaaaattattctcatcagctactattcactacttcaatcctatgaaaaaaaatacac harbors:
- the LOC121248992 gene encoding chaperone protein dnaJ C76, chloroplastic isoform X1, which encodes MLIMAQLLSPVCTESLKFQNPLLNICSLSSWRMLERIRTPWTVVGRGAKRRGTGRLRVATDGSASTEAVADDYYAVLGLLPDATPGQIKKAYYNCMKACHPDLSGNDPETTNFCMFINEVYTVLSDPVQRMVYDEIHGYSLTAINPFLDDSCPKDHAFVDEFSCIGCKNCANVTPDVFAIEEDFGRARAYSQCGNPELVQQAIDSCPVDCIHWTSAAQLSLLEDEMRRVERVNVALMLSGMGSASVDVFRMASSRWEKRQAKVLQQAKLRMMNQKDSGQGEQFWNNVWGKPSDYKNSEDEVKERAKRAAAAARRWREYSRRGVDKPPTFKLPEAISDEEN